In Streptomyces sp. ML-6, the genomic stretch GATAGCCGAGCTGGTGAAGTCGCTCCCCGAGGGGGAGTGGAACCGCAGAACACCGTGCCCCGCCTGGTCGGTGCGCGATGTCGTCTCGCACATCATCGGCATGGAGTGCGAGCAGCTCGGCGACCCGCGCCCGATCCACTCCCTGCCCCGCGACCTCTACCACGTGCAGAGCGACTTCGCCCGCTACATGGAGATGCAGGTCGATGTGCGGCGCCACCACACCGCGCCGGAGATGACCTCCGAGCTGGAATACACGATCATTCGCCGCGCGCGTCAGCTGCGCAACGAGACACGTGCCCCCGAGACCATGGTCCGGGCCCCGCTGGGCGCCGAGCAGACCCTCGAACTGGCACTGCGGATGCGGGTCTTCGACGTCTGGGTGCACGAGCAGGACCTGCGGACGGCGCTGGTCCGGCCCGGCAACCTGGACTCCCCCGGCGCCACCGTCGTCCGGGACGTCCTGCTCGAAGCGCTGCCGAAGGTGGTCGCCAAGGACGCCGGGGCCCCGCCCCACACGGCGATCGTGCTCGATGTGAGCGGGCCGCTGGAGTTCCTGCGCACCGTCAGGGTCGACGCGGAGGGCCGCGGTTCGGTGGACGGCTCGCCCTCGCTCGGCCCCGCGGTGACGCTGGCGATGGACTGGGAGACGTACTTCCGTCTCGCCTGCGGGCGGGTGCGGCCGGGCGCGGTCGCCGACCGGCTCAAGATCGAGGGCGACCAGGACCTGGCGGAAGCGATCCTGCGGAACTTCGCCGTCACCCCGTGAGGCGCTCCGCGGTGCGGTGAGCTGTGATCGGTGATCGGCGGCGCCCGCCGCGCGAGGACGGGCGCCGCCAGTCGAACCGGGCCCGGGCGCGGGGCCTCACACCGGCACGTGCACGGCCTCCACGCGGCTGATCACGTGGTGCTCCCGCTCCCGGTGCGCGGCCCTGGAGCGCAGTCGCAGGATCTGGACGACGCCGATCGCCTCCAGCACGAAGACCGAGGAGAACGCGATCCGGTAGTTGTCGCCGGTCGCGTCGAGCAGGACGCCGATGGCGAAGAGCGTGGTCATCGAGGCGATGAAGCCGCCCATGTTGACGATGCCCGATGCGGTGCCCTGCCGCTCCGGAGGGTTGGCGGGCCGGGCGAAGTCGAAGCCGATCATCGAGGCCGGGCCGCACGCGCCGAGCACCACGCACAGGACGATCAGCAGCCACATCGGCGCCCGGTCGGCCGGGAAGAAGACGGCCGAGGCCCAGAGCAGCGCCGTGACCGCGACCGTGCCCAGGGCCAGCGGGGCGCGGGCGGCGTGGTGACGGGCCACGATCTGCCCGTAGACCAGCCCGAACGCCATGTTGGAGAGCACCACCAGGGTGAGCAGCTCACCGGCGGCCGACCGGCTCAGCCCCTGAGCCTCGACCAGGAACGGCAGCCCCCACAGCAGCAGGAACACCATCGCCGGGAACTGCGTGGTGAAGTGCACCCACATGCCGAGCCGGGTACCGGGCTCCCGCCAGGCGTCCGCGATCTGCCCGCGCACATAGGCGGCACCCGCCCGCTCGACGGGCGGCGGCTCGTGGCCCTCGGGGTGGTCCTTCAGGAACAGCATCAGGAGTACGAGGACGACGACGCCGGCCATCGAGCTGCCGACGAAGGTGGTGGTCCAGCCGAGCCCGTGCAGGGACCGCGCGATCAGGAGCGTCGAGACGAGGTTGCCCGCCATCCCGAAGAGCGCCGCGATCTGCCCGATCAGCGGGCCGCGCCGGGCCGGGAACCAGCGCGCCCCGAGCCTCAGCACGCTGATGAACGTCATCGCGTCGCCGCAGCCCAGCAGCGCCCTGGAGGCCAGCGCCATGCCGTACGAGGGGGACAGCGCGAAGCCGAGCTGCCCGAGGGTGAACAGGACGGCCCCCAGGGTGAGGACCTTCTTGGTGCCGAGGCGGTCGACCATCAGGCCGACGGGTATCTGCATGCCCGCGTAGACGAGCAGCTGGAGGATGGAGAAGGTGGCGAGGGCGGAGGCGTTGACGTGGAACCGGTCGGCGGCGTCGAGCCCGGCGACGCCCAGGCTGGTGCGGAAGATGATGGCGACGAAGTAGACGGCGACGCCGATGCCCCAGACCCGCACGGCACGTCGGCCGCCGGGGGGATCACCGGGCAGGGACAGGGTGGGAGCGGCGGCGGAACTCACCGGTCCTCACCCCTGATCAGCACCTTGACCCGGCCGACATGGTGGCGCACGACCTGCGCGGCGCCCTCCGCGTCACCGGCCCTGATCGCCTCCAGCAGCTCGCCGTGCTCGGTGATGTTGGCGGCGATCCGGTCCGGATGCGCCTCCATCACGGCGACGCCCATCCGCAGCTGCCGGTCGCGCAGCTGGTCGTAGAGGCGCGAGAGGATCTCGTTGCCCGCGTTGCGCACGATCTCGGCGTGGAAGCAGCGGTCCTTCACGGACACCTCGGCCAGGTCCCCGGCCTCGGCCAGCAGCCGCTGCTCCTCCAGGAGCTCCTCCAGCCGGGCGATCAGCCGCGGGGAGGCGGGCACGGCCTTGCGGGCCGCGAACTCCTCCACGAGCAGCCGGGTCTCCACCACGTCCGCGATCTCCTGGGCGGAGACGGCAAGCACCAGGGCGCCCTTCTTCGGGTACAGCTTGATCAGCCCCTCGACCTCCAGCCGCAGCAACGCCTCGCGCACCGGGGTGCGGGAGACGCCGACGGCCTCGGCGAGATCGCCCTCGGTGAGGAGCGTGCCGCCCTCGTAACGGCGGTCCAGGACCGCCTCCTTGATGTGGGCGTAGACGCGCTCGGCGGCGGGCGGCCGCTTCACGACCGCCTTCGCGGCCGTCTTGGTCACGGTCTTCGCGACGGTCTTTTCGGTGGACTTCCCGGAGGGCTTCACGGTCGAGGGCGCGGCAGGCATGCGCACAGCATAGATACAACATGCGTACATGAGGAAACCTGTCCAGGATGCGGACCGGCCGGGAGTCGCCCGGCACTCCGGCCGGCGCCCCGGCCGAGACCCCGGTCGTCCCCACCCGGCACCCCGACCGACCCCCAGCCCGAGACCCCCGGCCGGAAATCACCCACAGCCCGAAATTGCCCCAGGAATCAGCACATCCATCCCCCGACCTCATGAGTCTCATCACCGAGCGGCACCTTCATGCGGCCGCATTCAAGGGGCATTTGGAGCTTTCAGTTGAAAATCGGCATCAAGGGCATAAACCGCGTCACCGCCTCCGCCACCGTGGCCCTGACCGCGGGTGCCGTCATCGCGAGCGGCGTGTTCGCCTCCTCGGCGCAGGCCGCCACGCCGCCCACCCCGAAGATCACCGCCGCCGGCGGTTACACGATGAACAACGGCACCGCGAAGTCCCTGTTCGCCAAGGGCGCGGACACCCGTCGTTCCACCGGCTCCACCACCAAGATCATGACGGCCAAGGTGGTGCTGTCGCAGAAGAACCTGAACCTGGATTCCAAGGTCACGATCCAGAAGGCGTACAGCGACTACATCGTCTCCAAGGGCGCCTCGTCGGCCCGCCTCATCGTGGGTGACAAGGTCACCGTCCGCCAGCTCCTGTACGGCCTGATGCTGCCGTCCGGCTGCGACGCCGCCTACGCGCTGGCCGACAAGTTCGGTTCCGGCACCACCCGCGCGGCCCGCGTGAAGTCGTTCATCGGCAAGATGAACGCCCAGGCCAAGTCCCTCGGGCTGAAGAACACCCGCTTCGACTCGTTCGACGGCATAGGGAACGGCTCGAACTACTCGACGCCGCGCGACCTGACGAAGCTCGCCGGCAACGCGATGAAGAACTCCACCTTCCGCTCGATCGTCAAGACCAAGTCGACCAAGCAGAAGGTCACCACGAAGTCCGGCGGCTACCGCTACATGTCGTGGACCAACACCAACACCATGCTCAGCAGCTACAGCGGTGCGATCGGCATCAAGACCGGCTCCGGCCCGACGGCCAAGTACTGCCTGGTCTTCGCCGCGACCCGCGGCAGCAAGACCATCGTCGGCACGGTGCTCGCCTCCACGAGCGCGGCCAACCGTTCCGCGGACATGAAGAAGATCATGGACTACTCCTTCAAGAAGTAGCCCGGTCCGGCAGCACCGACGAAGGGGGTCCGCGTCACGCGGGCCCCCTCTCTCGTGCGCGCGGTCACCCGGCGGCCGACGCGCCCCGCCCACCGCCGGCGATGCGCCCTGCGACCAGTCGCAGGCGCTGGGAGCCTCCCCTGGTCAGCGCCATCCCGGTACCGGCCACGAGGTCGTACGCGGCGGAGCCGATCCGCAGGCCGGAAACCCGGCGGCCGTCCGGGGTCTCGACGGGCGCCGGACGGGTCGCCGACCGGAGGGCCTGCCAGGCCAGGCGCGTCTGGTCGGTCAGGAGCCGGTGCCGTTCCGGCCCGACCTCCGGTTCGTACCAGCGCACCGCGAGGCGGCCGGCCTCGATGGCCTCGCCCTCGTCGTCCCGGAACCGGCGCGAGCACAGGAGCTGCAGCACGGCGGAGTGGGTGAGGGCGGGACCGGCAACGGCCCCCTCGGCAACCTGGACGCCCTCGGGCCCCCGGCCCCCCTCCGGCAGCAGCAGGAACGCCTGACAGCCGCCGCAGTCCAGGGCCTCCCCGAGCGATGGGTGCAGGTGCACCTGATGAAGCCCCTTCGGGCCCGGATGGCTGCACAGCCACCCGGCCCGGGGCAGCACCTCACCGATGCGCCGCCCGACGTCCCGCTCGTCCTCGGGCAGCAACCACACCTCGGTCGTCTTCGTACGGGAGCCGGGAGATGCCATGCGTGCAGCATGGCAGGCGGCGCTGACACCCCCGCCGCCCCGAGGGGCCCCGGTCGACGACGCTCAGTCGAGACAGAACTCGTTGCCCTCGACGTCCTGCATGTTGATGCACGACTCGTTCTCCTCGTCGGCATACAGCACCTTCGTGCACACCGCCCCGAGCGCGACCAGCCGATCGCGTTCGGCCTCCAGGACGGCCAGCCGCTCATCGCCCACGAGCCCGGTGCCGACCCGCACGTCGAGATGCACCCGGTTCTTGGCGACCTTGCCCTCGGGCACCTGCTGGAAGTACATCCGCGGGCCCTCGCCCGTCGGGTCGGAACACACGGCCCACGAGCCCTCCCCCTCGGAAGGCAGCGTCAGGGAGTACCCCAGCACCTCGCACCAGAAACGGGCGACCCGCTCGGTATTCGCACAGTCGAAGGTGACCTGAAACTTCTTGACCGAAGACATCCGGCCACCCTAACAGCGCACCTCAACAGCCCAATTCCCGCTTACAGCACGCAGATTGGCCGACAAGCCCCCCTTCGGGCCTCCGGGCCGACCGTCCGGCCGTCCCGGAGGCCCGAAGGCTCACCAGCCCTCGTGCCGCCACCAGAAGGAGGCCGGGTGGAAGTGCCTGGTCACGCCGAGCCGGCGCCAGAGCGGGTCGAGGATCCTCCGCAGCTCGGGGTCGGCGTGGACGAAGGCGTTCGGCAGCTGGACGTCGAAGCGCTCCGGCGCGGCGGTGAGCAGCGCGGCCAGGAGGTACTGCTCCGAGTACAGGCGCCAGCGCCAGGACTCCGGATAGTCCGCCGGGAGCATGATGTCGTGGACCTGGACGAGCACCCCCGGCTTGAGGCGGGGCAGCAGCTCGAAGAAGAACACCA encodes the following:
- a CDS encoding MFS transporter, whose amino-acid sequence is MSSAAAPTLSLPGDPPGGRRAVRVWGIGVAVYFVAIIFRTSLGVAGLDAADRFHVNASALATFSILQLLVYAGMQIPVGLMVDRLGTKKVLTLGAVLFTLGQLGFALSPSYGMALASRALLGCGDAMTFISVLRLGARWFPARRGPLIGQIAALFGMAGNLVSTLLIARSLHGLGWTTTFVGSSMAGVVVLVLLMLFLKDHPEGHEPPPVERAGAAYVRGQIADAWREPGTRLGMWVHFTTQFPAMVFLLLWGLPFLVEAQGLSRSAAGELLTLVVLSNMAFGLVYGQIVARHHAARAPLALGTVAVTALLWASAVFFPADRAPMWLLIVLCVVLGACGPASMIGFDFARPANPPERQGTASGIVNMGGFIASMTTLFAIGVLLDATGDNYRIAFSSVFVLEAIGVVQILRLRSRAAHREREHHVISRVEAVHVPV
- a CDS encoding maleylpyruvate isomerase family mycothiol-dependent enzyme, producing MTVHPSLQTYADAWTHSIESIAELVKSLPEGEWNRRTPCPAWSVRDVVSHIIGMECEQLGDPRPIHSLPRDLYHVQSDFARYMEMQVDVRRHHTAPEMTSELEYTIIRRARQLRNETRAPETMVRAPLGAEQTLELALRMRVFDVWVHEQDLRTALVRPGNLDSPGATVVRDVLLEALPKVVAKDAGAPPHTAIVLDVSGPLEFLRTVRVDAEGRGSVDGSPSLGPAVTLAMDWETYFRLACGRVRPGAVADRLKIEGDQDLAEAILRNFAVTP
- a CDS encoding GntR family transcriptional regulator; its protein translation is MPAAPSTVKPSGKSTEKTVAKTVTKTAAKAVVKRPPAAERVYAHIKEAVLDRRYEGGTLLTEGDLAEAVGVSRTPVREALLRLEVEGLIKLYPKKGALVLAVSAQEIADVVETRLLVEEFAARKAVPASPRLIARLEELLEEQRLLAEAGDLAEVSVKDRCFHAEIVRNAGNEILSRLYDQLRDRQLRMGVAVMEAHPDRIAANITEHGELLEAIRAGDAEGAAQVVRHHVGRVKVLIRGEDR
- a CDS encoding VOC family protein, whose protein sequence is MSSVKKFQVTFDCANTERVARFWCEVLGYSLTLPSEGEGSWAVCSDPTGEGPRMYFQQVPEGKVAKNRVHLDVRVGTGLVGDERLAVLEAERDRLVALGAVCTKVLYADEENESCINMQDVEGNEFCLD
- a CDS encoding serine hydrolase, which produces MKIGIKGINRVTASATVALTAGAVIASGVFASSAQAATPPTPKITAAGGYTMNNGTAKSLFAKGADTRRSTGSTTKIMTAKVVLSQKNLNLDSKVTIQKAYSDYIVSKGASSARLIVGDKVTVRQLLYGLMLPSGCDAAYALADKFGSGTTRAARVKSFIGKMNAQAKSLGLKNTRFDSFDGIGNGSNYSTPRDLTKLAGNAMKNSTFRSIVKTKSTKQKVTTKSGGYRYMSWTNTNTMLSSYSGAIGIKTGSGPTAKYCLVFAATRGSKTIVGTVLASTSAANRSADMKKIMDYSFKK